The DNA sequence CGATGATGTCGGCGGTCAGCACGCAGCCGGCGAGCACGATCGTCCCGGCGCCCACGAGGCTGTTCTCCGAGATCCGGGCGGACTCGTCGACCAGGGTGGCGTAGCGACCGTCGTCGATCCCGAGGGAGGCGAGCCTGCGCACGATCGAGCGCCGGGCCGAACCGGCGCCGACGCAGAGCGCGAGCGAGGCCGGGATCTGCGCCGCTAGCTCGAGGCCGCCGAGCACCTCGACGCCCCCGATGCTGTGCCCGTGGAGAGCGGGATCGTCGTCCAGCACCCCGATGACGCGCATGCCGGACTGGCGCATCGCCATCACTTCGCGCGCGAGCCCGCTCGCCGCGATCAGGAGGAGGTCCCTCAT is a window from the Leifsonia sp. AG29 genome containing:
- a CDS encoding acetyltransferase; translated protein: MRDLLLIAASGLAREVMAMRQSGMRVIGVLDDDPALHGHSIGGVEVLGGLELAAQIPASLALCVGAGSARRSIVRRLASLGIDDGRYATLVDESARISENSLVGAGTIVLAGCVLTADIIVGRHVVLMPNCTLTHDDIVDDYATLAAGVSVGGVARIGEAAYLGMNSSVRQRVSIGAEATIGMGAVVLNDVPRGQTWAGVPARELGVRL